A genomic segment from Methanobrevibacter ruminantium encodes:
- a CDS encoding formylmethanofuran dehydrogenase subunit B, with amino-acid sequence MTYEPPVTDYDHIVENCTCAFCGCNCDDLDFLVKDGHVVAVRHACRLGASKVMEDMDQRLLVPMVRNEEGVLEEVDWDTALDTAAEYIANSIRPVFYGWSETSTECMKEGVELGEYIGAVLDNQATICHGPSLQAMQNAGYPIQTLGEVKNRADVIAYSGSNAMNSHPRHLARYAAFPRGYFRQRGRFDRTVITMDPKFSDTAKMSDKWIGFEQNGDYGFYNALRAVLKGKKLQSESVSGIPAEDIYELAAEMEAAEFGVLFFGLGLTHTLGKQRNIDIAIKLVQDLNTNSKWGLTPMRGHFNVNGFNIFMAYETGWAFGVDFCRGYGRYMMGETNTIDLLVRKEPDCFMVIAADPGAHFPNGANQHLADIPVIQIDIHWGPSTELADVVLPGSFISVECGGTSYRMDGVPIWMKKAIDKPETCRDDEWIVRELKERVMKLREEPNVADEYVPNEGLACLLDK; translated from the coding sequence ATGACATATGAACCACCTGTAACTGATTACGATCACATTGTAGAAAATTGTACTTGTGCATTTTGTGGATGTAACTGTGACGACTTAGACTTCTTAGTAAAAGACGGTCACGTAGTTGCTGTAAGACACGCATGCAGATTAGGTGCAAGTAAAGTTATGGAAGATATGGACCAAAGATTACTTGTACCAATGGTAAGAAACGAAGAAGGAGTTCTTGAAGAAGTAGACTGGGATACTGCTTTAGACACTGCAGCTGAATATATTGCAAACTCTATTAGACCAGTATTCTACGGATGGTCTGAAACTTCTACTGAATGTATGAAAGAAGGTGTAGAATTAGGTGAATATATTGGTGCTGTTTTAGATAACCAAGCAACTATCTGTCACGGTCCAAGTTTACAAGCTATGCAAAACGCAGGTTACCCTATCCAAACCTTAGGGGAAGTTAAAAACAGAGCTGACGTTATTGCATACTCTGGTAGTAACGCTATGAACTCTCACCCAAGACACTTAGCAAGATATGCAGCATTCCCTAGAGGATACTTCAGACAAAGAGGTAGATTCGACAGAACTGTTATTACTATGGATCCAAAATTCTCAGACACTGCAAAAATGTCTGACAAATGGATTGGATTTGAACAAAACGGAGACTACGGTTTCTACAACGCTTTAAGAGCTGTATTAAAAGGTAAAAAATTACAATCTGAATCTGTTTCCGGTATTCCAGCTGAAGACATTTATGAATTAGCTGCTGAAATGGAAGCTGCAGAATTCGGTGTTCTCTTCTTCGGTTTAGGTTTAACCCACACCTTAGGTAAACAAAGAAACATTGACATCGCAATTAAATTAGTACAAGACTTAAACACCAACAGTAAATGGGGACTTACTCCAATGAGAGGTCACTTTAACGTAAACGGTTTCAACATTTTCATGGCTTACGAAACCGGTTGGGCATTCGGTGTAGACTTCTGTAGAGGATACGGAAGATATATGATGGGTGAAACCAACACTATTGACTTACTCGTAAGAAAAGAACCTGACTGTTTCATGGTAATTGCAGCAGACCCTGGTGCTCACTTCCCTAACGGAGCAAACCAACACTTAGCAGACATTCCAGTTATCCAAATCGATATTCACTGGGGACCATCTACCGAACTCGCTGACGTAGTACTTCCTGGATCCTTCATTTCTGTAGAATGTGGAGGTACCAGTTACCGTATGGATGGTGTTCCTATCTGGATGAAGAAAGCTATCGACAAACCTGAAACCTGTCGTGATGACGAATGGATTGTACGTGAATTGAAAGAAAGAGTAATGAAACTCAGAGAAGAACCTAACGTAGCAGATGAATACGTTCCTAATGAAGGTCTCGCATGTCTCTTAGATAAGTAA
- a CDS encoding formylmethanofuran dehydrogenase subunit A translates to MEYILKNGIVYDPANEVNGEKMDICFKDGKIVEDVSADAEVLDVTDKIVMPAGVDPHAHVAGPKLVVGRLYRPEDERRGVAQKTKVTRAEAGFSIPSCPTTGYRYSRMGYGTVCEAAMPPLEAKHTHEEINTIPNIDINPLPLFGNNWFVMEYARENRIDDLAAFIAAMLRVSKGYGVKIVNPCGSEAWGWGMNVHGYDDKAPYFDVTSREVVRALAKANEQLGLPHSIHIHPNDLGHPGNVPTTIATLDSIKDIAKSTKASAGVRDQTIHCTHAQFHSYTGNSWKDAASGAEEVADFINKNPYVTCDVGQVTFDETTTMTADAPMEYDLFKISGLKWANKDIECETAAGIIPCIYSPKTPVSTLQWAIGLELFLHIKNPWQVCLTTDHPNAGPFIRYPKIISWLMSAEKRMSMIDNGEVHKWASKRTGLAGLEREYDFYEIATISRAAPARIHGFQDRGALTPGYNADIAVYDINPNDFDPSKDPEGVEKAFSNAYYTIKDGQIVVKDGDIVSTKQSHTIWTNVIGYEEEEKQIIDSIMPFFTQYYSVKWENYQVHDHYVPNPTRVDVEAK, encoded by the coding sequence ATGGAATATATACTTAAAAATGGTATTGTTTACGACCCTGCTAATGAAGTAAACGGAGAAAAAATGGATATCTGCTTCAAAGATGGTAAAATCGTTGAAGATGTATCCGCTGACGCTGAAGTATTAGACGTCACTGATAAAATTGTAATGCCTGCTGGTGTAGACCCTCACGCTCACGTTGCAGGACCAAAATTGGTTGTAGGTAGATTATACAGACCAGAAGACGAAAGAAGAGGAGTAGCTCAAAAAACTAAAGTAACCAGAGCTGAAGCTGGTTTCTCTATCCCAAGTTGTCCTACAACTGGATACAGATACTCAAGAATGGGATACGGTACTGTTTGTGAAGCAGCTATGCCTCCTTTAGAAGCAAAACACACACACGAAGAAATTAACACTATTCCAAACATCGATATTAACCCATTACCATTATTTGGTAACAACTGGTTCGTAATGGAATATGCAAGAGAAAACAGAATTGACGACTTAGCAGCATTTATTGCAGCAATGTTAAGAGTATCTAAAGGATACGGTGTAAAAATCGTAAACCCATGTGGTTCAGAAGCATGGGGTTGGGGTATGAACGTACACGGATACGATGACAAAGCACCTTACTTTGACGTAACCTCCAGAGAAGTTGTAAGAGCTTTAGCAAAAGCTAACGAACAATTAGGTCTTCCTCACTCTATACACATCCACCCTAATGATTTAGGTCACCCAGGAAACGTACCAACTACTATTGCAACTTTAGACTCTATCAAAGACATTGCAAAATCTACTAAAGCATCTGCTGGAGTAAGGGATCAAACTATCCACTGTACTCACGCTCAATTCCACTCTTACACTGGTAACAGTTGGAAAGATGCAGCATCCGGTGCAGAAGAAGTTGCTGACTTCATTAACAAAAACCCATACGTAACTTGTGACGTAGGTCAAGTAACTTTCGACGAAACCACAACCATGACTGCAGACGCTCCTATGGAATACGACTTGTTCAAAATTTCTGGATTAAAATGGGCTAACAAAGACATTGAATGTGAAACCGCAGCTGGTATCATTCCATGTATTTACTCTCCAAAAACTCCAGTAAGTACCTTACAATGGGCTATTGGTCTTGAATTGTTCTTGCACATTAAGAACCCATGGCAAGTATGTTTAACCACTGACCACCCTAACGCAGGTCCTTTCATCAGATATCCTAAGATCATCTCCTGGTTAATGAGTGCTGAGAAAAGGATGTCTATGATTGACAATGGTGAAGTACACAAATGGGCTTCCAAAAGAACTGGCTTAGCTGGTCTCGAAAGAGAATACGACTTCTACGAAATAGCTACTATTTCCAGAGCAGCTCCTGCAAGAATCCACGGATTCCAAGACAGAGGTGCACTTACCCCTGGTTACAACGCAGATATTGCTGTATATGACATTAACCCTAATGACTTTGACCCATCCAAAGATCCTGAAGGTGTCGAAAAAGCATTCAGTAACGCTTACTACACTATCAAAGATGGTCAAATCGTTGTTAAAGATGGTGACATTGTATCTACTAAACAAAGCCACACCATTTGGACTAACGTCATAGGATACGAAGAAGAAGAAAAACAAATTATCGACAGTATAATGCCATTCTTTACCCAATACTATTCTGTCAAATGGGAAAACTATCAAGTACACGACCACTATGTACCAAACCCAACTAGAGTGGACGTAGAAGCTAAATAA
- a CDS encoding DUF2097 domain-containing protein, which produces MVDKELTMTSDEVLDYIKNNFEEFDKVDIAYNRVSAKGDVLGVDFSDFRGKPSCRVMIALDGEIISDTIEVDFEEYKEDIIELHHYPKDESKESVYIEVI; this is translated from the coding sequence ATGGTCGATAAGGAATTAACAATGACTTCGGATGAAGTTCTTGATTACATTAAGAATAATTTTGAAGAATTCGATAAAGTTGACATTGCATACAACCGTGTTTCTGCAAAAGGAGATGTCTTAGGAGTGGATTTTTCTGACTTTAGAGGAAAGCCAAGTTGTAGAGTGATGATTGCTTTAGATGGTGAAATTATTTCTGATACTATCGAGGTTGACTTTGAAGAATATAAGGAAGATATTATAGAATTACATCACTATCCTAAAGATGAATCTAAAGAGTCTGTTTATATTGAAGTAATCTAA
- a CDS encoding DUF128 domain-containing protein: MSESEHRMIEILRILNVQEKPIGSKVIADELKTKGYNLGERAVRYHMQILDEKGYTERKGYSGRVITELGRAKLEKGLIYDQVDFTFSKFEERIYLTNFDYNKRCGNVIVNTSNILDNKAFDIIKEVFAAGVCVSPLINAKKTEIDGKKGYVMKTICGTTIDGVFLKNGIPSIPQYGGLVEIEDYYPTKFSELISYKKTSITPLDAFIAKDMTSVLEVAEHGTGTIPANFRIIPGTSVEKAKEIIQKLEKVGIGGVLEIGETSENVLGIPVPEGMVGISIIGGITPFCATQEMDYKVDIKTGEEFIDYNKLKELESSKHKIKKAKKIEYKKTPFILTKSLNRMNQVDYDIETNEGNIVANISYLNKQDLDDALAVMKRTYKSLPKYMNPLFNIVDHPSDESKVGIATVCSLSIDGILINNGIMSTPRYGGLLELGKPPLFVEMISYDGSSIDPHKIFIFKNLTSISKRQNPKKILASIKEVPYIARPECEEILDKINENGFPIFKVGKPRELVYNAKVDNYNFGIVTGSGLNSIAAIKEKGIAIEAKAVETILPIEDMELIYEQ; the protein is encoded by the coding sequence ATGTCAGAATCTGAACATAGAATGATAGAAATTCTAAGAATCCTTAATGTCCAAGAAAAGCCAATCGGTTCAAAAGTAATAGCGGACGAACTTAAAACAAAAGGGTATAACCTTGGTGAGAGAGCAGTGCGTTACCATATGCAAATTCTTGATGAAAAGGGATACACAGAAAGAAAAGGATATTCTGGCAGAGTTATCACCGAGCTTGGAAGAGCGAAACTTGAAAAAGGATTAATCTACGACCAAGTTGACTTCACATTTTCAAAATTCGAAGAGAGGATATACTTAACTAATTTTGATTACAATAAAAGGTGTGGAAATGTAATCGTAAATACCTCAAATATCCTTGACAACAAGGCATTTGACATCATAAAGGAAGTCTTTGCTGCAGGAGTTTGCGTAAGCCCATTGATCAATGCTAAAAAAACTGAAATCGATGGCAAAAAGGGATATGTGATGAAAACCATCTGCGGTACAACAATTGACGGGGTATTTTTAAAAAATGGAATTCCTTCCATCCCCCAATATGGAGGGCTAGTTGAAATTGAAGATTACTATCCTACCAAATTCTCAGAATTGATTTCCTACAAGAAAACTTCAATCACTCCATTAGATGCATTTATAGCAAAAGACATGACTTCAGTTTTGGAAGTTGCAGAACATGGTACAGGAACAATTCCTGCAAACTTTAGGATAATTCCTGGAACCAGCGTCGAAAAGGCAAAGGAAATTATCCAAAAACTTGAGAAAGTGGGAATTGGAGGAGTTTTAGAGATTGGAGAGACAAGTGAAAACGTTTTAGGAATTCCAGTACCTGAAGGAATGGTTGGCATATCAATCATTGGGGGAATCACACCATTCTGTGCAACTCAGGAAATGGATTATAAAGTTGATATCAAGACTGGAGAGGAATTCATTGATTACAATAAACTGAAAGAGCTTGAATCATCTAAACACAAAATCAAAAAAGCAAAGAAAATAGAGTATAAGAAAACACCTTTCATACTTACAAAATCATTGAATAGAATGAATCAAGTGGATTACGATATTGAAACAAATGAAGGAAACATAGTTGCAAACATATCCTACTTGAATAAGCAGGACCTTGATGATGCATTGGCTGTCATGAAAAGAACATATAAGAGCCTTCCAAAATACATGAATCCTCTATTCAATATTGTAGACCATCCAAGTGATGAGAGTAAAGTTGGAATAGCTACCGTTTGCAGCTTGTCAATTGACGGCATTCTAATCAACAATGGTATTATGAGCACACCAAGATATGGGGGATTATTGGAACTTGGAAAACCTCCATTGTTTGTAGAAATGATTTCATATGACGGTTCCTCAATAGATCCTCATAAAATTTTCATTTTCAAAAATCTTACATCAATATCCAAACGTCAAAATCCTAAGAAGATTCTCGCTTCAATAAAAGAGGTTCCTTACATAGCAAGACCTGAATGCGAAGAGATTTTGGATAAAATCAATGAAAATGGATTCCCTATCTTTAAAGTAGGTAAACCAAGGGAATTGGTATACAATGCAAAAGTGGACAACTACAACTTCGGTATCGTTACAGGAAGCGGATTGAATTCAATAGCTGCAATTAAGGAAAAGGGAATAGCAATTGAAGCAAAAGCAGTTGAAACCATATTGCCAATAGAAGATATGGAATTAATTTATGAACAGTAA
- a CDS encoding formylmethanofuran dehydrogenase subunit C — protein MKTITFDQKKTSSIALEFDELITDNIYSWTEEDFAEYKVPVGNSRFPITDYFDITVEGEAESPAEVKMILNGDCNRVKYIGCKMSAGEVVVNGDADLHVGAEMSGGVVTVFGNVAAHAGREMKGGKLEIMGNTKEFCGASYIGEWRGMSGGEIIIHGNAGKQCGECLVGGKIHVLGDCDILAGIHMTKGTIEIDGNVNRWPGGQMKNGNIVIHGKVGRLLEGFVEQGIVTDPELDGIVYPGRYIEYKGDIALNGKGTLIIDAEKNRDRLSTWIEEDDEYNAIREYRAQ, from the coding sequence ATGAAAACTATAACTTTTGATCAAAAGAAAACTTCTTCAATTGCTTTAGAATTTGATGAGTTAATCACTGATAACATTTACTCTTGGACTGAAGAAGACTTTGCAGAGTACAAAGTACCTGTAGGAAACTCCAGATTCCCAATCACTGATTACTTTGACATCACTGTTGAAGGAGAAGCAGAATCTCCAGCTGAAGTCAAAATGATTTTAAACGGAGATTGTAACAGAGTAAAATACATCGGTTGTAAAATGAGTGCTGGTGAAGTAGTTGTTAACGGTGATGCAGACCTTCACGTTGGTGCAGAAATGTCTGGTGGAGTAGTTACTGTATTTGGTAACGTAGCAGCTCATGCTGGTCGTGAAATGAAAGGTGGTAAACTCGAAATTATGGGTAATACCAAAGAATTCTGTGGTGCATCCTACATTGGTGAATGGAGAGGTATGTCCGGTGGAGAAATCATTATCCACGGAAATGCTGGTAAACAATGTGGTGAATGTTTAGTCGGTGGTAAAATCCACGTTTTAGGTGACTGTGATATTCTCGCAGGTATCCACATGACCAAAGGTACCATTGAAATTGATGGTAACGTAAACCGTTGGCCTGGTGGACAAATGAAAAACGGTAACATCGTAATTCACGGAAAAGTTGGAAGATTACTCGAAGGTTTCGTAGAACAAGGAATTGTAACCGATCCTGAATTAGATGGTATTGTTTACCCTGGTAGATACATCGAATACAAAGGGGACATTGCTTTAAACGGTAAAGGTACCTTAATTATCGATGCTGAGAAAAACAGAGACAGATTATCTACTTGGATTGAAGAAGACGACGAATATAACGCAATTAGAGAATACAGAGCTCAATAA
- a CDS encoding DUF2097 domain-containing protein: MVKEMVMDPDDIIEYVRNNVKVDDIFELSYNRVFAPGTVLGLTPEDEETGEGLILSLQLNGELLNQAVDIDLHKVKDEIIEFRHMPGGDEDKLIIVEATL, translated from the coding sequence ATGGTCAAAGAGATGGTGATGGACCCTGATGATATTATAGAATATGTAAGAAATAATGTAAAAGTTGATGATATTTTTGAATTATCATATAACAGAGTATTTGCTCCAGGTACTGTACTTGGACTTACTCCAGAAGATGAGGAAACCGGTGAAGGTTTAATACTTTCCCTTCAACTAAATGGGGAATTGTTAAATCAGGCTGTAGATATTGATTTGCATAAGGTAAAGGACGAGATCATTGAATTCCGTCATATGCCTGGTGGAGATGAAGATAAGCTCATTATTGTTGAAGCTACTTTATAG